In a single window of the Salmo trutta chromosome 23, fSalTru1.1, whole genome shotgun sequence genome:
- the LOC115159765 gene encoding acetyl-coenzyme A thioesterase isoform X1, translating into MMTQSLQNGFTLDNHYLQDLKGPVPLPTQYAPSLGVHRGSCPVEPHKDQEIQRHRSAQAAPLLGSCRGKTPAPMDVQMCQSIQPCHADHQGDLSAGQLLKWMDTIACLAAERHAGMACVTLSMDDIQFEETGRVGQVITIKSKVNRAFTTSMEVGICVSVQDVRERVERLVCVAYSTFVGKPAGPQKVLLRPVEDLCSAEEQLQHSLASERRRLRLYNEQTFSTLLQDYHTLANGNYSSPGVCSRRDPLSAVSTEFTRVESIELVLPPHANHHGNTFRGQIMAWMENAATVAASRLCGCFPSLRSVDMFRFRGPSSVGDRLVFKAVVNNTFNNSIEVGVRVEAYNCEEWTANKPRHINSAFLIYQLANTPGDVPAFPQVTYTTQDGERRYLSAIVRKRIRMARKHILSCKEEAPLSVPWDKSNQVYLGYNNVAALTVLAGKQDWEASSISDRVAVYVHEEVELLCVQVQMEVMTSALHAFTLLADLTLRPLWDKHYLSCEEVERADEEETVYHIKCPPINGGKSRDFVFLLSKRQPCKDGDPYVVALRSVTVTTVPPVEGFLRSEAKCAGFLIHSLGLNSCKVCYYNQVTSGVLPYVAGNLAGWSKSMEETASACTTFLERDLITTLF; encoded by the exons ATGATGACCCAAAGCCTCCAGAATGGCTTCACTCTGGACAACCACTACCTCCAGGATCTGAAGGGTCCTGTCCCTTTGCCCACTCAATATGCTCCGAGCCTGGGTGTACACCGGGGGTCATGCCCTGTGGAGCCCCATAAGGACCAAGAGATCCAGAGGCATCGGTCTGCTCAGGCTGCTCCTCTCCTGGGCTCATGTCGTGGGAAAACCCCTGCTCCTATGGATGTCCAGATGTGCCAGTCTATACAGCCATGCCATGCAGATCACCAAGGAGACCTGAGTGCTGGGCAGCTACTTAAATGGATGGACACAATCGCCTGCCTCGCTG CTGAGCGTCATGCTGGGATGGCATGTGTGACACTATCCATGGACGACATCCAGTTTGAGGAGACTGGAAG GGTTGGTCAGGTGATTACCATCAAGTCCAAAGTCAACAGAGCATTCACCACTAGCATGGAg gttggaATCTGTGTGTCAGTGCAGGATGTAAGGGAACGTGTGGAGAGGTTGGTATGTGTGGCCTACTCCACCTTTGTTGGAAAGCCAGCAGGACCACAGAAGGTGTTGTTGCGGCCGGTGGAGGATCTGTGTTCTGCAGAGGAGCAGCTGCAGCATTCTCTGGCCTCAGAGAGACGAAGACTTCGCCTTTACAATGAACAGACCTTCAGTACCCTGCTACAAGACTACCACACACTAGCCAACG GTAACTATTCCTCTCCAGGTGTGTGTAGCAGGAGAGACCCGCTGTCTGCTGTGTCCACAGAGTTCACGCGTGTAGAGAGCATCGAGCTGGTACTGCCTCCACATGCTAATCACCATGGCAACACCTTCAGGGGACAGATCATGGCCTGGATGGAGAACGCAGCCACAGTGGCAGCCAG tcgtcTGTGTGGCTGCTTCCCCTCTCTGAGGTCTGTAGACATGTTCCGCTTCAGAGGTCCCTCCTCTGTAGGAGACAGACTGGTCTTTAAGGCTGTGGTCAACAACACATTTAACAACAG TATCGAGGTAGGTGTCCGAGTGGAGGCCTATAACTGTGAGGAGTGGACCGCGAACAAACCGCGTCACATCAACAGTGCCTTCCTCATCTACCAGCTGGCTAACACACCTGGTGACGTACCTGCCTTCCCCCAAGTCACATACACCACCCAGGACGGGGAGAGGAGATATCTGTCTGCCATTGTCAGGAAGAGAATACGCATGGCTAGAAAGCACATCCTATCCTGTAAGGAGGaggctcctctctctgtcccctgggATAAAAGCAACCAG GTGTATCTGGGCTATAACAACGTAGCAGCTCTGACTGTACTGGCTGGGAAACAAGACTGGGAAGCCAGCAGCATCAGTGACAGA GTCGCTGTGTATGTCCATGAGGAGGTGGAGCTGCTTTGTGTCCAAGTTCAGATGGAGGTCATGACCTCTGCCCTCCATGCCTTCACCTTACTGGCTGACCTCACGCTGCGACCTCTTTGGGACAAACACTACCT GAGCTgtgaggaggtggagagggcGGATGAGGAAGAGACAGTATATCACATTAAATGCCCCCCTATCAATGGAGGCAAGAGCCGCGACTTTGTGTTCCTGCTATCAAAGAGACAGCCCTGCAAAGACGG TGACCCCTATGTGGTGGCCCTGAGGTCTGTAACTGTGACAACAGTTCCCCCTGTGGAGGGTTTCCTCCGTAGCGAGGCCAAGTGTGCCGGTTTCCTCATCCACAGCCTGGGACTCAACAGCTGCAAG
- the LOC115159765 gene encoding acetyl-coenzyme A thioesterase isoform X2, whose amino-acid sequence MMTQSLQNGFTLDNHYLQDLKGPVPLPTQYAPSLGVHRGSCPVEPHKDQEIQRHRSAQAAPLLGSCRGKTPAPMDVQMCQSIQPCHADHQGDLSAGQLLKWMDTIACLAAERHAGMACVTLSMDDIQFEETGRVGQVITIKSKVNRAFTTSMEVGICVSVQDVRERVERLVCVAYSTFVGKPAGPQKVLLRPVEDLCSAEEQLQHSLASERRRLRLYNEQTFSTLLQDYHTLANGVCSRRDPLSAVSTEFTRVESIELVLPPHANHHGNTFRGQIMAWMENAATVAASRLCGCFPSLRSVDMFRFRGPSSVGDRLVFKAVVNNTFNNSIEVGVRVEAYNCEEWTANKPRHINSAFLIYQLANTPGDVPAFPQVTYTTQDGERRYLSAIVRKRIRMARKHILSCKEEAPLSVPWDKSNQVYLGYNNVAALTVLAGKQDWEASSISDRVAVYVHEEVELLCVQVQMEVMTSALHAFTLLADLTLRPLWDKHYLSCEEVERADEEETVYHIKCPPINGGKSRDFVFLLSKRQPCKDGDPYVVALRSVTVTTVPPVEGFLRSEAKCAGFLIHSLGLNSCKVCYYNQVTSGVLPYVAGNLAGWSKSMEETASACTTFLERDLITTLF is encoded by the exons ATGATGACCCAAAGCCTCCAGAATGGCTTCACTCTGGACAACCACTACCTCCAGGATCTGAAGGGTCCTGTCCCTTTGCCCACTCAATATGCTCCGAGCCTGGGTGTACACCGGGGGTCATGCCCTGTGGAGCCCCATAAGGACCAAGAGATCCAGAGGCATCGGTCTGCTCAGGCTGCTCCTCTCCTGGGCTCATGTCGTGGGAAAACCCCTGCTCCTATGGATGTCCAGATGTGCCAGTCTATACAGCCATGCCATGCAGATCACCAAGGAGACCTGAGTGCTGGGCAGCTACTTAAATGGATGGACACAATCGCCTGCCTCGCTG CTGAGCGTCATGCTGGGATGGCATGTGTGACACTATCCATGGACGACATCCAGTTTGAGGAGACTGGAAG GGTTGGTCAGGTGATTACCATCAAGTCCAAAGTCAACAGAGCATTCACCACTAGCATGGAg gttggaATCTGTGTGTCAGTGCAGGATGTAAGGGAACGTGTGGAGAGGTTGGTATGTGTGGCCTACTCCACCTTTGTTGGAAAGCCAGCAGGACCACAGAAGGTGTTGTTGCGGCCGGTGGAGGATCTGTGTTCTGCAGAGGAGCAGCTGCAGCATTCTCTGGCCTCAGAGAGACGAAGACTTCGCCTTTACAATGAACAGACCTTCAGTACCCTGCTACAAGACTACCACACACTAGCCAACG GTGTGTGTAGCAGGAGAGACCCGCTGTCTGCTGTGTCCACAGAGTTCACGCGTGTAGAGAGCATCGAGCTGGTACTGCCTCCACATGCTAATCACCATGGCAACACCTTCAGGGGACAGATCATGGCCTGGATGGAGAACGCAGCCACAGTGGCAGCCAG tcgtcTGTGTGGCTGCTTCCCCTCTCTGAGGTCTGTAGACATGTTCCGCTTCAGAGGTCCCTCCTCTGTAGGAGACAGACTGGTCTTTAAGGCTGTGGTCAACAACACATTTAACAACAG TATCGAGGTAGGTGTCCGAGTGGAGGCCTATAACTGTGAGGAGTGGACCGCGAACAAACCGCGTCACATCAACAGTGCCTTCCTCATCTACCAGCTGGCTAACACACCTGGTGACGTACCTGCCTTCCCCCAAGTCACATACACCACCCAGGACGGGGAGAGGAGATATCTGTCTGCCATTGTCAGGAAGAGAATACGCATGGCTAGAAAGCACATCCTATCCTGTAAGGAGGaggctcctctctctgtcccctgggATAAAAGCAACCAG GTGTATCTGGGCTATAACAACGTAGCAGCTCTGACTGTACTGGCTGGGAAACAAGACTGGGAAGCCAGCAGCATCAGTGACAGA GTCGCTGTGTATGTCCATGAGGAGGTGGAGCTGCTTTGTGTCCAAGTTCAGATGGAGGTCATGACCTCTGCCCTCCATGCCTTCACCTTACTGGCTGACCTCACGCTGCGACCTCTTTGGGACAAACACTACCT GAGCTgtgaggaggtggagagggcGGATGAGGAAGAGACAGTATATCACATTAAATGCCCCCCTATCAATGGAGGCAAGAGCCGCGACTTTGTGTTCCTGCTATCAAAGAGACAGCCCTGCAAAGACGG TGACCCCTATGTGGTGGCCCTGAGGTCTGTAACTGTGACAACAGTTCCCCCTGTGGAGGGTTTCCTCCGTAGCGAGGCCAAGTGTGCCGGTTTCCTCATCCACAGCCTGGGACTCAACAGCTGCAAG